In the Rubrivivax gelatinosus IL144 genome, CCACCGCCGCCTGTTCGGCCTGCGCGGCGCTGACGTCCAGGTGCGTCACCGCCCGCACGGTGCGCGGGCCGAAGGCGACGATCAGCACGCCGCGTTCACGCGCCCGGGCGACCAGCGTCGCGGCATCCGGCGCGCCGGGCGCGAGTCGGAAGACGACGATGTTCGTCTGCACCGTCGCCAGGTCGAGCTCGACACCGGGACAGCCGGCCAGCGCCTCGCCGAGGCGGCGGGCGTGGTGGTGGTCCTCGGCCAGGCGCTCGCGGTGGCGGTCCAGCGCGTGCAGCGCGGCGGCGGCGAAGATGCCGTTCTGGCGCATCGCGCCACCCAGCATGCGGCGGTGGCGGTCGGCGGCGGCGATCAGCGCGCGCGGCCCGGCCAGCAGCGAGCCGCCCGGTGCGCCCAGGCCCTTGGAGAACGCGACGCCGACCAGGTCGAACGGCGCCGCCAGTTCGGCCTCGGGCCGGCCGCTGGCGACCGCGGCGTTCCACAGCCGCGCGCCGTCGAGATAGGTCTTCAGGCCGCGCTCGCGGGCGCGCGCGCAGACGCGTTCGAC is a window encoding:
- a CDS encoding threonine aldolase family protein, giving the protein MSLIDLRSDTVTRPTAAMRAAMAAAEVGDDQYGEDPTTNALQRRCAELLGKEAAIWLPSGTMANQVALRVLTRPGDEVVAARECHAAWHEAGGSAANAGVQIVEVGSGGVFDVDELDAAIKPSGLPVFPPTTLLQIENTHNRAGGVVVPQAVVERVCARARERGLKTYLDGARLWNAAVASGRPEAELAAPFDLVGVAFSKGLGAPGGSLLAGPRALIAAADRHRRMLGGAMRQNGIFAAAALHALDRHRERLAEDHHHARRLGEALAGCPGVELDLATVQTNIVVFRLAPGAPDAATLVARARERGVLIVAFGPRTVRAVTHLDVSAAQAEQAAVVLRELLGA